A window of Streptomyces sp. N50 contains these coding sequences:
- a CDS encoding LacI family DNA-binding transcriptional regulator, translating to MARRTGRVTATDVAKEAGVSQTTVSYVLNDVSHQKISDQTRRKVLDAVAKLGYEPSAAARALRLGRSDLVLLFLPDVPVGGTLTALVELLGDELERHGLNLVTRRERHAPLKSLWRELMPAAVMTAFDVGADDVASMRAAGIHVVSAGMGPAVAPGVLTVPQTLIGTMQVERLAATGHTRIGYAAPGDPRLRDFLDLRLDGARTACAERGLEPPVVLDVPLDISAAAAAAEQWHAAVPAVTGVCAYNDETAFALLAGMRRVGLAAPGDLAVIGVDNDKLAPFAVPPLTTIDNNLDVAVGRLARMIVSGVTGQSQPPAPQVTPLTLVVRESA from the coding sequence ATGGCGCGCAGGACCGGCCGCGTGACGGCGACCGACGTCGCCAAGGAGGCGGGGGTCTCCCAGACCACGGTCAGTTATGTGCTGAACGACGTGTCGCACCAGAAGATCTCCGACCAGACGCGCCGCAAAGTACTCGACGCGGTGGCGAAGCTGGGCTACGAACCGTCGGCCGCCGCACGCGCCCTGCGCCTGGGCCGCAGTGACCTGGTGCTGCTGTTCCTCCCGGACGTTCCCGTCGGCGGCACCCTGACCGCCCTGGTCGAACTGCTCGGCGACGAACTGGAACGGCACGGCCTGAACCTCGTCACCCGGCGCGAGCGGCACGCCCCCCTCAAGTCGCTGTGGCGTGAGCTGATGCCGGCGGCCGTGATGACGGCCTTCGACGTCGGCGCCGACGACGTGGCCAGCATGCGCGCGGCCGGCATCCACGTGGTCAGCGCCGGGATGGGCCCCGCGGTCGCCCCGGGTGTCCTGACCGTCCCCCAGACCCTGATCGGCACCATGCAGGTCGAGCGGCTCGCGGCGACGGGACACACGCGCATCGGTTACGCCGCTCCCGGGGACCCCCGGCTCCGGGACTTCCTGGACCTGCGGCTCGACGGCGCCCGTACCGCCTGCGCCGAGCGCGGACTCGAGCCCCCCGTCGTTCTGGACGTACCCCTCGACATCTCGGCGGCCGCGGCGGCGGCCGAGCAGTGGCACGCGGCCGTTCCCGCCGTCACGGGCGTGTGCGCCTACAACGACGAGACGGCCTTCGCCCTCCTCGCGGGGATGCGCAGGGTGGGCCTCGCCGCCCCCGGCGACCTGGCCGTGATCGGCGTCGACAACGACAAGTTGGCGCCCTTCGCGGTGCCGCCCCTGACGACGATCGACAACAACCTCGACGTCGCCGTGGGCCGCCTCGCCCGCATGATCGTCAGCGGCGTGACCGGCCAGTCCCAGCCACCGGCACCCCAGGTGACCCCGCTGACGCTGGTGGTCCGCGAGTCCGCCTGA
- a CDS encoding MerR family transcriptional regulator has product MSEPESGPRRAPLRTADVARESGYSVQQVRDLERLGVIPPAARSSNGYRSYAPLHVHALRAYRGLAGAVGPVVARQLLAELRTGTITEAASAINEVHVRLAREREEALLARQALRAIQAEADTPEFEHDAERDSDAMTITELSRALGVRPSTLRFWEQEGLVTPERVTSLQARRYDVSAIRTARVVTALRSTGYGIPAVREIVASLRRLDGTEEAKRVLAARLDQIAQRTVGLLRAGADLAAVVTDPRRVRT; this is encoded by the coding sequence ATGAGTGAGCCGGAGAGCGGTCCGCGACGGGCACCGCTCAGGACCGCCGATGTGGCGCGGGAGTCGGGGTACTCGGTGCAACAGGTGCGGGACCTGGAGCGGCTGGGTGTCATCCCTCCGGCGGCCCGGTCGAGCAACGGTTACCGTTCCTACGCACCGCTGCACGTCCACGCCCTTCGCGCCTATCGGGGCCTCGCGGGTGCGGTAGGACCCGTGGTGGCACGGCAGTTGCTCGCGGAGCTGCGCACGGGCACGATCACGGAAGCGGCCTCGGCGATCAACGAGGTCCATGTGCGGCTCGCGCGGGAACGCGAGGAGGCCCTGCTCGCCCGACAGGCGTTGCGCGCGATCCAGGCCGAGGCGGACACACCGGAGTTCGAGCACGACGCCGAGCGGGACAGCGACGCGATGACGATCACCGAACTCTCCAGAGCACTCGGCGTACGCCCTTCGACCCTGCGCTTCTGGGAACAGGAGGGACTCGTCACCCCCGAGCGGGTGACCTCCCTCCAGGCCCGGCGCTACGACGTCTCCGCCATCAGGACGGCCCGCGTCGTCACGGCCCTCCGCAGCACCGGTTACGGCATTCCGGCGGTGCGCGAGATCGTGGCGTCCCTGCGTCGACTCGACGGCACGGAGGAGGCCAAGCGCGTCCTGGCCGCACGTCTGGACCAGATCGCGCAACGGACCGTAGGACTGCTCCGGGCGGGGGCGGACCTGGCAGCCGTCGTCACCGATCCTCGCCGCGTCCGGACCTGA
- a CDS encoding ABC transporter substrate-binding protein, translated as MRRIALTAVSAVLMLSAAACGSGSGSGSGKAATGGTLTLAPLVAAQPWDLADAGLGNNTQYYQPVYDSLLRLSPTAEVKPNLATKWSYNAARTVLTMTLRTGVKFTDGTALDATAVKTNLLHTEKGTSEAAGQLKGITGVDVVNATTVAIRLSAPDPSLVPNLGNVAGMIASPKAIAAGTIKTTPVGSGPYTLDKSATTDGSTYTFVRNQGYWNKAAFPFDKIVLKPLTDPTAVLNALRSGQVNGALLASAKNVAPAKSSGLNVTKYTSGDVEGVYIWDREGKIVKALGDVRVRQALNYAFDRSTIVKTAKQGLGKATTQIFNPGGSAFDSSLDSTYSYDPAKAKQLLAEAGYPNGFSVTVPDVSSVFPDQQAAMVQQLEDIGIKVKVDKIPVTQFISALLAGKYPLSYMTLASFRPWDTIQIEVAKSALWNPLHSSDPKVTDLITKAQSATGTAQDALFKQLNTYLVDQAWNAPWDSVENTYATTKNVTFTPQTFAAVPPIYNFKPAG; from the coding sequence ATGCGAAGAATCGCGCTGACCGCCGTATCGGCTGTCCTGATGTTGTCCGCGGCCGCGTGCGGCTCGGGATCGGGATCCGGTTCGGGCAAGGCGGCCACCGGCGGCACCCTCACCCTGGCCCCCCTGGTCGCGGCCCAGCCATGGGATCTGGCCGACGCCGGTCTCGGCAACAACACGCAGTACTACCAGCCCGTATACGACTCACTGCTCCGGCTGTCCCCGACGGCCGAGGTCAAGCCCAACCTGGCCACCAAGTGGTCGTACAACGCGGCTCGCACGGTCCTCACGATGACCCTGCGCACCGGCGTCAAGTTCACCGACGGCACCGCCCTGGACGCGACGGCGGTCAAGACCAACCTGCTGCACACCGAGAAGGGCACCAGCGAGGCCGCGGGCCAGCTCAAGGGCATCACCGGCGTCGACGTCGTCAACGCCACCACCGTCGCGATCAGGCTCTCGGCGCCCGACCCCTCCCTCGTCCCGAACCTCGGCAACGTGGCCGGCATGATCGCCAGCCCCAAGGCCATCGCCGCCGGCACGATCAAGACCACCCCGGTGGGCTCGGGGCCGTACACCCTCGACAAGTCCGCGACCACGGACGGCAGTACGTACACCTTCGTGCGCAACCAGGGCTACTGGAACAAGGCCGCCTTCCCCTTCGACAAGATCGTCCTCAAGCCGCTGACCGACCCGACCGCCGTGCTCAACGCGCTGCGCTCGGGGCAGGTCAACGGCGCGCTGCTGGCCAGCGCCAAGAACGTCGCGCCGGCCAAGAGCAGCGGGCTGAACGTCACCAAGTACACCTCCGGTGACGTCGAGGGCGTCTACATCTGGGACCGCGAAGGAAAGATCGTCAAGGCCCTCGGCGACGTACGCGTCCGCCAGGCACTGAACTACGCCTTCGACCGCTCCACGATCGTCAAGACGGCCAAGCAGGGACTGGGCAAGGCGACGACCCAGATCTTCAACCCGGGCGGCTCCGCCTTCGACAGCTCGCTCGACTCCACGTACTCCTACGACCCCGCGAAGGCCAAGCAGTTGCTCGCCGAGGCGGGCTACCCGAACGGCTTCTCGGTCACCGTCCCGGACGTGTCGTCGGTCTTCCCCGACCAACAGGCCGCCATGGTGCAGCAGTTGGAGGACATCGGGATCAAGGTCAAGGTCGACAAGATCCCGGTCACGCAGTTCATCAGCGCCCTCCTCGCGGGCAAGTACCCGCTGTCGTACATGACGTTGGCCTCCTTCCGGCCCTGGGACACCATCCAGATCGAGGTCGCGAAGAGCGCGCTGTGGAACCCGCTGCACAGCTCCGACCCGAAGGTCACCGACCTCATCACCAAGGCGCAGTCCGCGACCGGCACCGCCCAGGACGCGCTGTTCAAGCAGCTCAACACCTACCTCGTCGACCAGGCGTGGAACGCGCCCTGGGACTCGGTCGAGAACACCTACGCCACGACGAAGAACGTCACCTTCACCCCGCAGACGTTCGCCGCCGTCCCGCCGATCTACAACTTCAAGCCCGCCGGCTGA
- a CDS encoding DUF6194 family protein yields MEQIIATVRDFTSALVLVPEPGGDFPELAWGDAFFYYAPDGRLPRNVQPYGTVVTKNHPDDTASDLDPPGRWRVNIHVGRTAFRELAGEPRRRDLPDDYTLTDTVLPHPVYGALGWICVVNPGEKTGELVVELLRGAHDDARARFARRAP; encoded by the coding sequence ATGGAACAGATCATCGCGACCGTACGAGACTTCACCAGCGCGCTCGTGCTCGTCCCCGAACCGGGCGGCGACTTTCCCGAACTCGCCTGGGGAGACGCCTTCTTCTACTACGCCCCCGACGGTCGACTGCCGCGTAACGTCCAGCCGTACGGCACCGTCGTCACCAAGAACCACCCCGACGACACGGCGTCCGACCTCGACCCTCCGGGGCGTTGGCGTGTGAACATCCACGTCGGTCGTACGGCGTTCCGTGAACTCGCGGGGGAGCCGCGCCGTCGCGACCTGCCCGACGACTACACCCTCACCGACACCGTGCTGCCGCATCCGGTGTACGGAGCGCTCGGCTGGATCTGCGTCGTCAACCCCGGTGAGAAGACCGGGGAGTTGGTCGTGGAGCTGTTGCGCGGCGCGCATGACGACGCCCGTGCCAGGTTCGCGCGGCGCGCCCCTTGA